The following nucleotide sequence is from Cicer arietinum cultivar CDC Frontier isolate Library 1 chromosome 2, Cicar.CDCFrontier_v2.0, whole genome shotgun sequence.
TAACTATGGTATTTTTACATGAGTCATTGTTGATTGTGTTAgctatttttttctctcactgAAGAATGTAAAATGTTAAGCTGTTTTTTATCTCCATGTTTGGTGAATAagatttttgtttcttcttcatATTCTGTTCACCATAGATTGatcattttacatttttgtGACAATCTGATGAAGTATAGTTGACCCAGTTAACTATTAAATACTGTTTCAAgttttgtttcaacaaatttGAGGATAGTTTTCCTACTTCTGCCATTTGGTAATAAAGCCAAAAAAACAAGTTTTAGTTTTGATGACTAATTTGAAGTATTTATTGTTGACTTTGAGTCAATGATGTTGGATGTTTTATCTATGTTCTTGTGTTCCATTATTTATTTCAATGCACCCCATTACATCTACCGCAACTTCTCATAACCTTTATGTTGTCCTTGCTAATGTAAAGCTACTGCGATTTATGACTAGCTAAGCAATTAGATGTTGATGATGATAATTATATGTTGCTAACTTTTCAATTTGGTCGATTTGACTTATGCCAGAACCCATATGTCCTCTGTCGCTTGTTTAAGAAGCAAGATGAGAGTATTGAAAGTTCAAACTGTGGTGAAGTGGAGCAGACTGCTTCAACTCCTATGACTGCCAATTACTCTCCCGAAGAAATACAGTCTGATCCAAATGTGGTTCCTGGTGCATCTTCCTCACAGGTCACAGAAGACTATAAGCACCTTGCAGCTATCCCTGAGAACTCCGAGGAAGCAATATCCAACTTTTTAACCCCAGCTGATTGCTATAGGGATGCATGCAATGCTTCTGATGCACAAAATCAAATTGTAACAACAGCTGCAGAGGTTAGATGGGCTAACTGTATCTGAGTTTTAatctataatatttatttttattcatctGTCCATTATTTGAAGACGCTGAATTTGTTTATTTAGTAACTATACTTGATGTTTGCTACTTCAGGAGGATCAGCTGTTTAACTTGGACATATTTGATAGCCCGCAATTTGAGCAATTGGATGATAAATTGTTCTCCCCAGTCCACGCACATTTTCcacaagattttttttatgaaaccaACAATGAAGTAGAATTTCAGTATGGTACGAACGAAACAGATGTTTCAGACTTTTTCAACTCGGCTGTTAATTGGGACGAGGTCTCCCGCGAGGCGTCTAGCAGTCTAGAGCTGAAGTCGGACTTGCTTCATGTTAAGGACAATGGGTCGTGCAGTGACTCGGAAGTGGAAATGGCCAATATGATGGTTAGTTACAGCTTTGAtctttttatcttttgaaaCACCTAGTGACAGTTTCATTCTTATCCGTTTGCTGTTATTGTTGTTGAGCTATTTGCTCTCTCTAAATGACACATCAAAACGCATATTTGATTGTATATAAGTTTGTTTGAGTATATTTAGCTCGGTTTGCCTATGCCACATGTATAGTGTTAATCTGATTGTATCCTGCAGCATCTGCAACCATTACATGCTTATCCTGAGGGGGTGACTCCGACTCCGCAAAATAGCGATGCAGGGCTGTTTTATTCATCCTTTTTTAGTACTGGCCCGACACCTACTGTAGTCGATGAATGTATGGGCCAAACACCCGCTGTAGTCGATGAATCTATGGGCCAAACACCTGCTGTGGTCGATGGATATGAGCAAATGAGGAATTTGGATACTGTAGTCCAAGGTGACACCGGAATCAGGATAAGGACTCGACAAAGACGAAATGAACAGCCAATCACGAACCCAGTGATGCCAGCACAAGGTAGTGCACCGCGGAGAATACTATTGGGAGGATTTGTTACGCATTCCCTTGTTTCTGAGGAAACGACAAAAGATAGGAGTTCTGCCCCAGTAAACCATAACTCGGAAACTATCATTTCTAgggtaaatatttttttaattcaacgTTGTACTTACTCAAAGATGTCACTGCATGTGTCCTAAGATTTGTGGATTCTATTTTGCAGGAAAAGCAAACTTCAGAAAAACATGCTGCTGGGGAGAGTGCCACGGACACCAACATCAATGATGTGGATGAACTGGAGAAGACGTCTCTCGCATCAGACGACACAAGAAAGATCTCTCAGCAACATGTTACAACTACAGAATCCATATTGGAGTGGAAAGACTCTTTATTAGGAAGAAGGGTCTGTTACTCGTCAAAGATTTCGTCGAATCGTGCCATGTGGTCTTCGGTTCTTGCAGTTTCTGCCATTGTACTGGTCTCACTAGTATTGTTTGTTAATATCTGGGGATATCTTAGAATTGAAACTGCTCATTAGCTGATAATTCTTGTGTAGAATTTGCCTCCATTGCTTTTTTGGGCCAGTTAAGGAGGGGCGTGTAGGGTTGACTTTCCTATATTTGTCGATAAGAAGAACAGTCATGTATTATTATATGTGCATATATATGCAGAGAATGGTTACCTAGTTTTCAGTCAGTGTGCACTTTTTACCGCAGTCAGATTCACAATTCACCATATCCATTTTTGTATAGGTTAACTTTAGTTCATCGTCTTGAATTTGATTGGAATATAAATATCtggaaatgaaaataattacaGGATTTAATCCATAGCTGTGTGGCACCGCATCTATGGTGGACAAGTATAACATGTGGTTCATAGTGGATAAACATTTGCCTTTGGATTTATCTAATCAGtacaataacaaatattttacattgattcaaaaaaaattgaaaattgtacAAAATAAATTGGATGTGTTTAGAATTTTTTGTGAAAATCGCACGTATTAGTTTGAAATTTTggattcatttaaaaaaatagaattgcactatatatataaattttaaataatttttttttagtatgatatattttattaaactaatatttgttaattttaattattttttaaatattatttatttatttaatttgatatatatttattattatttcatatttcaaacataatcGATAAATGTTATTTCACAATATTAActtttagtatattatatatgatattttgGTTCAAACTTATTattcttataatattaatattaattatttttataaattgtaatttagattaataaaaatttgatctaatttaaataacaataatttgaaTCGGAtcgaattttttttagagttgtCAACCAATTCGAACTACGAATATTCGATCTTTGATTTGGAtcagataatttttttacttcatATTCAATCCAAACTACAACACAAATACCCCTATTGCGATGCTCCAACATTACCTTTGCCATGAATGCCACTTTGTATATGTGCTCTTGTAAATCTCTCACTTTGTGCAGGTGTGTATCTTTCTCTTCTctcttaagaaaattaaaaagaacaCAATCACACATAAGAATATAATGTCGAAACTCTAAAATTGAAGTAAAAACTACGATTATGTCTAATGATGACTAAagaataaatttatgtaaaaattataacaacatatagACTTATCTCAAATAATCCTATGACCCCAAATATATCCACACTctccaaataaaatatttgtactaTATATTACAACACTTTAATACAAGAGTataagagaaaagaaaataagatacaatttaaaatgtttttaaatgGTGCATTTCGTAATGAAGAACTAGAGCGGCGAGCTATTGGGATGTGCAAAGAGCTCAGTAGCATAGGTCTAATTGGTGAAGGtcccaaaatttattttttataatataataaaataagggTGATTttaggttaaatatatttttaatctctacaaAATTACGACATTTTAAGTATAGtcgttacttttttttttcttcacttatagtctctttttttattttatagatactttttttaaggactaaaaatatcattttttacaaaaaaaaaaaaatcaaaatagagactaaaagaaagtaaattttgtttagggattaaaaagttgaaattttttttgtaaggactaaattaaaattttataaggattaaaatttattttatcctttttttaattattaaaatttaactttcttttttaatagtgttcaatttttaaaattaaaacaggatctctaaaatatttaagacgGACAGACGACTCAGAGTACATATATATAATCTTGGTGTCCTTCTTATATAACCAAATTGTTGGACTCAATTGATTAATGaacttcaattaaaaataaattgtttaaaaaagaaCCTAAATTCAAATCCAAATTGTGATTGAAACAATTAGATCTATAATGCTTTGTTCACACATCATTAAACTCTTTCAAGACTTAACCAGTTCTCCCTCAAGTGATAGTCTTTCACATCCTATATAGATCACTAAGATTTAGATTTTGACAATATATCTCCATCTAAAACCTTAAAACAATACGTATATagatcaattttcttatatattaatcatttttcTCATTTATAGTCGATATGGAGACTTAGATATGGAGACTTAATGAGTCACACTTGAACCCAACATTTGTTAGAGTTGGTTGAGATTACATATGCTAAAATAGTCTCATATTGcttaaaattgttaaatattaaacttataaatttaataatttataattatatagaGAAAATACACAAGTATCCATAATTTAACATTGACattgaatttataaataaaaaaataataatttgacattaaattgaatttttaaatcaaatctaAAAGCATAATACAATGAAAAAGTTTGCTATTTGTTTTTtgtactattttctttttcaatttagtTTTACTTTGATTTTTGTTTACAAAG
It contains:
- the LOC101501154 gene encoding protein NTM1-like 9, giving the protein MGAVDCLPPSHAEEMAVLSLNKLPLGFRFRPTDEELIDFYLRLKINGNGDEVWVIREIDVCKWEPWDLPDLSVVRNKDPEWFFFCPQDRKYPNGSRLNRATNHGYWKATGKDRKIKSGPTLIGMKKTLVFHAGRAPKGKRTNWVMHEYRPTLKELDGTNPGQNPYVLCRLFKKQDESIESSNCGEVEQTASTPMTANYSPEEIQSDPNVVPGASSSQVTEDYKHLAAIPENSEEAISNFLTPADCYRDACNASDAQNQIVTTAAEEDQLFNLDIFDSPQFEQLDDKLFSPVHAHFPQDFFYETNNEVEFQYGTNETDVSDFFNSAVNWDEVSREASSSLELKSDLLHVKDNGSCSDSEVEMANMMHLQPLHAYPEGVTPTPQNSDAGLFYSSFFSTGPTPTVVDECMGQTPAVVDESMGQTPAVVDGYEQMRNLDTVVQGDTGIRIRTRQRRNEQPITNPVMPAQGSAPRRILLGGFVTHSLVSEETTKDRSSAPVNHNSETIISREKQTSEKHAAGESATDTNINDVDELEKTSLASDDTRKISQQHVTTTESILEWKDSLLGRRVCYSSKISSNRAMWSSVLAVSAIVLVSLVLFVNIWGYLRIETAH